In a single window of the Anguilla rostrata isolate EN2019 chromosome 4, ASM1855537v3, whole genome shotgun sequence genome:
- the LOC135254203 gene encoding tripartite motif-containing protein 16-like isoform X20, which translates to MADGGVLLDQDQFSCPICLDLLKGPVTIPCGHSYCMGCIKGYWDQDDYARAYSCPQCRQTFNPRPVLGRNTMLAEVVEKLKKTGFRAAPPANCYTSTGDVACDVCTGSKHNAIRSCLVCLASYCETHLQPHYESPAFQKHKLVKATGNLQEKICSHHNKVLQVYCRTDHQCICSLCRMNEHRGHDTVSAAAERTEKQKQLGKTQSKFQQRIQEREKELQDLRQAVQSLKCSAQAAVEDSEMVFTELISFIERRRSEVKDLIRDQEKAEVSRAERFLERLEQEIAELRRRDAELEQLSHTEDHIRFLRSCQSLCVPPGPADSPRTSVSPHISFEAVRKSVSELKERLEDVFKMEFVKVSGRVGGVRILELNTREDFLQYSCQLTLDPNTAYKYLRLSEGNRKVTRVAEIQSYPDHPDRFEYWPQVLCREGLTGCCYWEAEWSGEDGVSIAVSYKEIIRKGRGDDCHLGYNYKSWRLYCSPTSFSFRYNTETIKISVPPTFRVGVYLDHGAGTLSFYSISDTMTLLHRVQTIFTQPLYPGFGFHAGSSIKL; encoded by the exons ATGGCCGATGGTGGAGTTTTACTGGATCAGGACCAGTTCAGCTGTCCGATCTGCCTGGATCTGCTGAAGGGTCCGGTGACTATTCCCTGTGGACACAGTTACTGTATGGGCTGTATTAAGGGCTACTGGGATCAGGATGATTATGCTCGTGCCTACAGCTGTCCGCAGTGCAGACAGACCTTCAACCCAAGGCCTGTTCTAGGCAGAAACACCATGCTGGCTGAAGTGGTGGAGAAACTGAAGAAGACTGGATTCcgagctgctcctcctgctaACTGTTACACTTCAACTGGAGACGTGGCGTGTGATGTCTGCACTGGGAGCAAGCACAACGCCATCAGGTCCTGTCTGGTGTGTCTGGCCTCTTACTGCGAAACTCACCTCCAGCCTCACTATGAATCTCCTGCCTTTCAGAAGCACAAACTGGTCAAAGCCACTggaaacctgcaggagaagatctGCTCTCATCACAACAAAGTTCTGCAGGTTTACTGTCGTACCGATCATCAGTGCATCTGTTCTCTGTGTCGGATGAATGAACACAGAGGCCATGATACAGTCTCGGCTGCAGCAGAAAGGACTGAGAAACAG AAACAGCTGGGAAAGACACAGAGTAAATTCCAGCAGAgaatccaggagagagagaaggagctgcaggacctgagacaggctgtgcagtcactcaaG TgctctgcacaggcagcagtggaggacagCGAGATGGTCTTTACTGAGCTGATCAGCTTCATTGAAAGAAGGCGCTCTGAGGTGAAAGATCTGATCAGAGATCAGGAGAAGGCTGAAGTAAGTCGGGCTGAAAGATTCCTGGAACGACTGGAGCAGGAGATtgctgagctgaggaggagagatgctgagctggagcagctttcacacacagaggatcacaTCCGTTTTCTCCGG agctgtcagtctctctgcGTCCCTCCTGGACCTGCAGACTCACCCAGAACCTCTGTTAGTCCACACATCTCTTTTGAGGCTGTGAGAAAATCTGTCTCTGAACTGAAAGAGCGACTGGAGGATGTTTTCAAGATGGAGTTCGTCAAAGTTTCTGGAAGAG TGGGAGGAGTCCGTATACTGGAGCTCAATACCAGAGAGGACTTCTTacaat ATTCGTGTCAGCTCACTCTGGACCCCAACACAGCGTACAAATACCTccgtctgtctgaggggaacagaaaGGTGACCCGTGTGGCAGAGATCCAgtcatatcctgatcatccagacaGATTTGAATACTGGCCccaagtgctgtgcagagagggtctGACTGGatgctgttactgggaggctgagtggagTGGGGAGGATGGGGTTTCTATAGCAGTGTCATATAAAGAGATCATCAGGAAAGGGCGGGGTGATGACTGTCACCTGGGATATAATTACAAGTCCTGGAGATTGTACTGCTCTCCCACCAGTTTCTCTTTCAGGTACAATACTGAGACCATTAAAATCTCTGTCCCTCCTACCTTCCGAGTAGGAGTGTACCTGGATCACGGGGCAggaactctgtccttctacagcatctctgacacaatgaccctcctgcacagagtccAGACCATATTCACTCAACCCCTCTATCCTGGGTTTGGGTTTCATGCTGGATCCTCCATAAAACTCTGA